The Hemicordylus capensis ecotype Gifberg chromosome 5, rHemCap1.1.pri, whole genome shotgun sequence nucleotide sequence CTTGGcacgcgggtgtgtgtgtgtgtgtgcgcgctcgcGCGCGCGCCAGACTTAAGGAACTGGAGCTGGGGGAATGATTAGGACATTTGGGGCCACATTCTCCCCTCAAATTTAAAATCAGTTTGGAATGCCCTATTGCATCCACGGAGATCGCTTGTGGAGTCAAGCGGAAGAGCAACAGCACGAGGAAAAGCCTGGTGGTGACTGGTAGGAAGGAAGCATCACCATCAGCTGGTCCCACGCTCTGCTCCGCTGAGTCTTCCCAGCCCCCTCCAGCAATCAGCAGCTCCCGCAGCGGCCGCCCCTTGAGGCACGCAGCTCCAGTATACACGGCGCAGAAGCTACAAACAAAGGTGATGGTGTGGGAGTGACtgaggggaggcggcggcggcggcagcaccagAACCCTCTGGCACGCGCCCCCTTccgagaggagcagcagcaaattcCCAAGAGCCCACGCGCCAGGATGAAAATCAGGCGCCAGCAACGGCTAATGGGGCTCGTGCCAACCAGTCTCTGGGCCtctgtttgtatgtgtgtatgtgtgttgtgtgtgtggaggggggagtctcctgctgcacctgcgcaatgAGGTCTCTCTGGGCATTCCCCGTTCTCCTTTCACCGAGGTGGCTAATGAATGATAATAATTCGATGCGAAAGGCTTTCACATTTATCCAGACCCTCCTCCACTTCACTCCCTCAGCCTCCTGGAATAAGTATGTACTGTACTGTCGTCCCTCACCGACTGAAACACCCTCAGCGGGAGACCTGTCTCaatttgcgcgcgcgcgcgcatccTGTGCTCTGTTTATGCACTCACGCAGAGATGCTGCGCTCCCACACAGAAAAACAACGCAAATATGCACCATATAACCATCACTTACATACCTCCTCTCAGGTCAGTTCAGTTCACAATCCACAGACACAAGATGAGTAACATacaaagacaaacacacacacacacacacacatacatggcgAAGCACATATTCTGTAACGCGCGCACATGCCTCGTTATCTGATCCAGCTTCACAGTTCACCAACACAGCGCTGCTTAGCAGCAACTCTTCCTCTGTCCAACCAATCCCCGCCCCCACTTGCACGCCACATAAGAATTTCTCACAGACTTTTTCACACTGTGTCGTCTAGCATACTTTTCCACACATCCTGCCAACATATTCCTGATTATATCCCTTTCAGGTACCTCTCACCATCTttctcacactcactcactcactcactcactcgcaaAGCCACTGCCGCCATCCAGTCAGTGCCAGAGAGACCCCTCTTTCACCCACCCCACAAGCTGCTGCCTCTCCCTCGCTCAGTCACACGCGCGCCCTTGCAAGACGCATGCGTCTCCTCGAGTCAGTCCCAGCCTCTCCTCCATCCAATGGGCGACGagcagaaagaaacagagggagagagaaagactcACACAGCCCAGTTACTCTGAGGTCTCTCTTGCATTAGGCACCTGTCAGGCCAaggtgtgctgctgcagccgagCGCTGAGGCGGTGGTAGCGGCTGAGGAAGGAACAATAGGGCGCTGCTCGAGTCCTCCCGCTTGttagcctgggctgggctgggcagggcagggcaggaagccGAGGAAGGCAGAGCCGCCGGACTATTGTTGCTCCAGTTGAGCAACAGCTGGGCTTGAATCCTGACGGCTGGGCGAGGAGGGGGCTTCTTGGGGCGCAGAGAGCAGGGGCGGGCGGGACAAGGGGGACCCGAGGAgcttcagagggagggaggggtcggGTTGGGTACGGCAagcggggaagggggggaggagcagcagcagcgcagaggggagggggaggcagagaaGCAGGACCCGGCGCTCGGGGGgttggagagggaagggaagggacttTCCCCAAAGAGTTGGGGGGTCTAGTGacaaggcagggaggggggccGAGGCGAGTAAAAAGCCAGCGGCGAGGAGGCTGTAGGGGCAGTTTGACAGCAGagagtggcagcaacagcagcagcaggaggaagaggaggaggaggctgctccaGAGGGGAGAGATCCAGCGAGGCGCGCTCAGTCAGGacggtgaggcggcagcgggagcagcagcagcagcagcagcaacttcggCGTGATTCCCCCGCCTCGCTCGccttctcctcttctttcctgCCGGCGCTCGGGCCCCCCATCCGCCggccaggatgatgatgatgtcccTGAACAGCAAGCAGCCCTTCGCCATGGCCcacgccggcggcggcggcagcctgcACGAGCCCAAGTACTCGGCCCTGCACTCCGCCTCTCCCTGCACTTcctcggccgccgccgccgcgccttCGGCCAGCTCGCCCAGCAGCACCATCGCCGGCAGTGCCAGAAGCAGcgcgcccagcagcagcagcagcaccagcagcaacagcacctccGAGGCCATGCGGcgcgcctgcctgcccaccccgccGGTAGGTGGGTCCCCCAGCGGGGagcggggaagggaagggccggcggaggcgaggcagcggcagcCCCCTTACTTCCCGGCCGCATGTTTATTTCATGGCCAGGCAGCAAATCAGCCCGGCCCTCGCGCCCTCCCCAAACCCAGCGGAGGCATTCAAGGGGGCTCCCATGAATTTTTATGACCTgggatgctgatgctgatgccaAGCCGGGCTGGGGCGggcgagagcgagagagtgggACTGCCTGCCTGTCCGtctgcctctcttcccctgcctTCTGTCTATCGTTCCTCATCGCCTGCccattccccctctctctctcccttctctcctttcccccaatCTGCcggtattccttccttccttccttcttcccaactttctccccactccctctccctctctgaacAGGGCTGGGGCTGGCTCGAATGGCACCCCGAGGAGAAAGGAGGCGAATTCCAATTCCCTCTTGGCAGCAGTAATGTGTGCCTTCTATTTGCAATTGCAGAGCAATATATTCGGCGGTCTGGACGAGAGCCTGCTGGCCCGCGCTGAAGCCCTGGCTGCAGTGGACATCGTCTCCCCCAGCAAaagccaccatcaccacccgCCGCACCATAGCCCCTTCAAGCCCGACGCCACATACCACACCATGAACACCATCCCTTGCACCTCGGCCGCCTCTTCATCCTCGGTGCCCATCTCGCACCCGTCCGCCTTGTCCGGcacgcaccaccaccaccaccatcatcaccaccaccaccagcctcaccAGGCGCTAGAAGGGGAACTCTTGGAGCACATCACGCCGGGGCTGGCGCTGGGGGCCATGACAGGCCCCGACGGCTCGGTGGTCTCCACGCCGGGCCACGCTCCCCACATGGCCAGCATGAACCCTATGCATCAGGCGGCTCTCAGCATGGCCCACGCTCACGGGCTGCCCTCGCACATGGGCTGCATGAGCGACGTTGACGCAGACCCGCGGGATTTGGAAGCCTTTGCCGAACGGTTCAAGCAGAGGAGGATCAAGCTGGGGGTGACTCAGGCGGACGTGGGCTCAGCCCTGGCCAACCTCAAGATCCCAGGGGTGGGATCTCTGAGCCAAAGCACCATTTGCAGGTTTGAGTCGCTCACCCTGTCCCACAACAACATGATCGCCCTCAAGCCCATCTTGCAAGCGTGGCTGGAAGAGGCAGAGAAATCACACCGAGAGAAGCTGACCAAGCCGGAACTCTTCAATGgggcagagaagaagaggaagcgcACCTCCATCGCTGCGCCCGAAAAGAGGTCCCTGGAAGCTTACTTCGCGATCCAGCCGCGTCCTTCCTCGGAAAAAATAGCAGCTATCGCGGAGAAACTGGACCTCAAGAAGAACGTGGTCCGGGTCTGGTTCTGTAACCagagacagaaacagaaacggatgAAATATTCCGCTGGGATTTAAAGCCTTTGGACACCTTTCTGCTTTTAGAGCAAATAAAACTAGAGCATAGCAACAAGACCTTTCTTCCTCTCTCGttctgggagagaaagagatcaaCATTCAGAAAGAGAGCCAGATTGAGAGACATACACAGACAGACTGTGAGTGGAGAGGTAAAATGTCAAGTTTAGAAAGTTGGCAGCGGAGATAGCCTGGTTTGAAGGTTCAGCCTTGAACTGGCATCAAAGAGACTGGTTTTGTGAAGGCATATATGAAATCTTTATAAAAGACTGAAGACGTATCAAGTAAGAGTTGTTTTTATTCTTAAAGACATCACCTTTGTTCAGATGTAAGAGTACACTTTGCAGATATTTTTCaggaaaaaaaataaactgagtagaGACTGAAACTTTAATCTAGTGTTGTTGACGCTTATACCGTGAGAGAGGCATCTCAAaagtattttgattttttaaaaataagatggcAGGTTTTCTGCAATTACACTGcatattataaatattataaatatatatatttttactgtGGTTATTATCCATTTCCTTCTCTGAAGTGATAATGCTGAGGGGGAAAAGCTGGTCCTGCTGTGTTCACAGATCTATTATTAGATTACTGCCAAACAACCCCCTGTAAATTATTAATTTATCTCTCTAGTAACTTCATTTTGTGCGCATCCTAATTAATTGCACCTCTTTCATCAAAGTCTTGAtaaaagtaaaagaaaaaaagtatGGTTAGTGtaaattaattattttatgttgGTTGGTAGAGTTGATGAACTTAAGCTTtttttcttattaaaaaaaaaaacccttcctttTGGCCATCTGTATATTGTCACTTGAAATCAAGCTATTTCTCTAGCAAGTATTCTTATTTGTAAGGCATTCTCACTCTATAGTGGCTGTCCTGCGCTGTTGTGTAGACTGACTCACTTGTCCAAGGAGGTATTTGTTGACTGCGTTACATAtttaatggggattcccagattgTTCCCACCACACGCTACTTAAAAAGACGCACTCTCGAGTAAGTGGCAGTGTGGTGGGATTTGTTGATTTAGGTTTGTTTTCATCAAAGTATTGTCTCTTCTGGATTCCAACGCTATTTCTCGTCAGTGTTCAGATCTGCTAGTTACTCTTGATTTCCTTTGATTGCAAAAGGTTTGCGTTATTTCTGAAGGTTTTGTTTGTAGAAAATCCAAAATGATAtatgtgttgtgagagagagagaaagtgcggGCAAGAGAGAGATCGTGCACTGTTTGTAAATCCACATTGTTTGGTACAATTCTTTTggaacaacccctccccccaaggTACTTAGATTGTGGTACCGCTGTGTATTGCAAATAATTCATTCAGAATTGACGCACATACAGTTATATTCTTACAGATTTCGCTGTATTGCTGTTACGTTTGAAGGCTATTTGAAGTCTTACTTCTGTATATTATAAcaatttctttgtttttgttaataGAAGGTTTATTTATTATGGTACTGTATTAAGTTATTTAAAATGTTGTTCAAttgtctttcattaaaaaaagattttaacgTTTTATTGACAAAAATATATATGCTTGCCGGGTTCCTTTTTTTACCTTCACCCATTATAGACTGTTTCTAAAACTATTTCCAGAAGGCGGCATGTGTTGGTTAATGTGTTGGCGATGAACTAGAATTCATTGAAATCACTGAGATTTGTTTCTAGGTCAATTGTGTTTAGGATCATGAATGTGAAGACTGTCCCctcttttgaattttttttctttgcagCTCTTTCCATTGACTAAATTTAATTCCTAAAATGCTTTCATATAGTCGGATTATCCATAGATATCGGAACTGGAGAGCACAAGGGCTGCATGATTGTTTCCCTCATATATGTCTTGTGCGAATCTATAGTATTTGCTCACTCCGTCAGATGGTGAATGAATGAACTGAACCAAGGATTGGCTCAAGCGTACTTCTGGCCATAGATTGCCAGATTGAGAAACCCGGGGCATGGAGACTGGTGAAGGAGCTCAGGGACCTTGGAAGGGAGCTATTCAATTAGCCCCTCTTCCTAGCTGGGCTTTGGGGATGATGACGAGGGCAGGTTGAGTCCCAGGGGCTCagcgccaccgccaccacctcagCGTCAAGCGCATAAGTGGCAAGATCAAGAGACGgacagaaagggtgggggggagaagaaaagaatGGCTTGTCCTCTTGTTTGTCTGTATTTTCTATAATATTTGAAGTGCTTCAAAgaaattagaattttttttaaaaaaaaattatctacAGCACCATATCCCAAAGAAACAAATTGATCTTGAAGGCAAAGTTAGGATTTGGAGTGgaaagatttttaaatttaatcttGCAAATTATTTGGATGGAGAATCTTTCCTATGCTCGTATGTTCGAGAGGCAGTTTGAGAGAAGAGCGAAGATGCCCCAGGAAAAGAGCTGAGGAATAGGCAgcaggttttcttttttctttttggttctcTTTCTTCTTgtccttctcccccttccccaaccaagATTGTATTTCCCCTTGTGTTTGATAAGCGGCCACGAATTGCCCCGATCAAGAACTAAATTAAAATGATGCCATGCGATCAAAAGATAGCCCTGAAGGAACTATATAAACACCCCGTAGAACtctgcgcgcgctctctctcttgcGGTGTAAGGAACTAGCAGCTCCTAGAAAGGGTTTGCATCTTCTATATAGTGTCTTCTTTAGGATCAAACAGAGGTGTGTGAATAGGTAACCTTATTGCCCAAGGAGATGAGGCCTTTGATGTAGTGGAATTGAAAGGAGGAAATGTGGACTATTTCATGATGGGCTATTTCTAAGGGGCTGGTaggcttctccacagttgcatGGACTGTGAGAGAACTGTTTAAAGAAAAAGTGGTGTTGATACTTTTTCAGTGAAAAGTGAGAGCACAGAGATAGCCTCCTGCCCTTCCTTTCGCACTTTATTTATTCCCTCCACCTTTGATTATCGGTGACAATGATGATATTGCTACTGCAGCCGGTGTGCTTCCTGCCGCCAGTGCTTTCAGCACCAAGGACAGCTCCTCGGTGTTATCTTGCTCTCAGTTCAATCTTGCCAGTTTGCCAGAGGCTGTCTCTTCTCTCTcacagaagggaggagagagagagagagagaggcggagTGAATTGAGAAactgcggggtgggtggggtagaAGTGGAAGAGAGATGGATGTGGCAGCTTCTTGCTATAGGGACTCGGCAAACTAAACGTAATAACATTTGATCTTGGAAAATATGCTTACATGCGAACTTTCTACAAATACgtttaacaaaacaaaatgccaagaaagaaagaaggaaagaattcAAAGGCAGGGAAGCCATTTAATATTTTGAACTGACATCAGTCCGTAGGTTTTGTACCGGTCCCAGAGATTAGAAAAGAAGGGGCTCCCGCACAAGGATTAATATTACCTCTTGCGAAATTGATGTAGCAGTTCACAACAGTGCCATATCACCATTACTAGGTCGATAAGTCTTTTTTCACCCTATGTTAATTAAGGGCCCTATGAATTCAAATAATGGAGTATTTGTCTTTCACTTGTGCTTTTTTAGGTGGAAAGCCTGGTTTGATGACAAAGGTTTAATCACAAGCACACAGGAAGTTATTAACTGTCTGTTACTTGCGATCCTGTTTGTGCAGGTTTATTGTTTGATAAACTGAAGAAGAATGCCAGCCAAAAAAGGTTAATTTGCTAGACCACAGACTATTTTGATTTCCTAATGGGCAGATGCTGCAATCTGAGACTAAGTTATGCGATTCTTTTTAACAAAGCCGCTATATTCATGGGCATCAAAATGCCATTTTGAAGACACTTTGAGCAACCAAAAAGGCGCTGCTTGACGCCCTGATACTATTGGATACTATTGACGCTATCAGTCAAATCAGACTGAATCCATTTGTTGAGGGATATTTGTCAGCCCTCAGAACTGACCTGCGCAGCATTCCTGGCTCAGGGCTGTACTTAAGTCTTGGAGAGAGGGGGCtacatacaaaaagaaaaaagtgtgtgtgaCGGGAGGTTGGAGCTCTTTCCACTCCTTCTCTTGTTTCTTGTGCTTCGGATTAAGTCTAATCTGGCTCAATTACCAGAGTGCTTCTTAAAGAGGCTCTCATATTTTCTCACTTTCCATATCACACAGATCACACACACGGGGTTGGGATTCTGTCAGCAAGCAAGCAGAACTTCGATGCTATTCTGTCTACTGCTGATGTTCTTCTAAGCATTTCTGTTAGTGCTATGCTTTAAACCTCTGAATCTGTGGGAGAGGAGATAGTGTTGATGGAGTTATGACAGGGGCAATGACGACGACTTCTTTGTTGCATTTCCCAAAAAGCATTAGTCTGAACGCATTGCCTTGGAGGGATAGAGGGCCACCTCAAAACTTCGAAGTGGCAATTATTGCTGACTTCCAGGAATTCGGGACGGTCAACAAACAACATAGCCTTATCATTAAAATAAGAATTCAGCAAAAAGTGCTGTTCAGGGTCTTTTAGTAGTTCAAGTTTAAACTCcatccttttgttgttgttgtttgttgtcaGTGGGGCCAtccgaccccaccccaccccaccccacccaccattaCAAATCGACCAGTGAAGATTCTGTTGGTGGAAATCTTGCAGTTAGGGTGGCTCTGGAAATTATTAATATGGCCCATTCTAAGAGAggagaaacagaggaagaggagaggggatgCCAACTCCATACCTATGCAGAGATGAAagggcccaggcaggcaggcatttccGAGTCCCCGAAAAAGCACGAGAATCCCTA carries:
- the POU4F2 gene encoding POU domain, class 4, transcription factor 2, which gives rise to MMMMSLNSKQPFAMAHAGGGGSLHEPKYSALHSASPCTSSAAAAAPSASSPSSTIAGSARSSAPSSSSSTSSNSTSEAMRRACLPTPPSNIFGGLDESLLARAEALAAVDIVSPSKSHHHHPPHHSPFKPDATYHTMNTIPCTSAASSSSVPISHPSALSGTHHHHHHHHHHHQPHQALEGELLEHITPGLALGAMTGPDGSVVSTPGHAPHMASMNPMHQAALSMAHAHGLPSHMGCMSDVDADPRDLEAFAERFKQRRIKLGVTQADVGSALANLKIPGVGSLSQSTICRFESLTLSHNNMIALKPILQAWLEEAEKSHREKLTKPELFNGAEKKRKRTSIAAPEKRSLEAYFAIQPRPSSEKIAAIAEKLDLKKNVVRVWFCNQRQKQKRMKYSAGI